From Trichoderma atroviride chromosome 1, complete sequence, one genomic window encodes:
- a CDS encoding uncharacterized protein (BUSCO:EOG092D3QDK) yields the protein MDAPLIRVGHGLRAAASAAPAASGLASRSISGASRPAICHPSRATAVAATVAARHFSALNRPPPKYPGHVPLTKIEQAGMAIGSGIMSLFNPYRADLIATLGEATATPYFIYRLRDSMLAHPTGRRILRLRPRISSKTLSIPALRALPANSVGRAYVEWLDREGVSPDTRSAVKYIDDEECAYVMQRYRECHDFYHALTGLPTVREGEVALKAFEFANTLLPMTGLSMLAVATLKPAERRRFFGVYMPWAVKNGVRSKDIINVFWEEELERDVDDLRRELGIEQPPDLRAIRKREKEEKRRLKEMRAKGF from the exons ATGGACGCGCCACTGATTCGAGTCGGACATGGGCTTCGGGCTGCGGCctcagcagcaccagcagcatcggGCCTGGCTTCGAGGTCAATATCGGGTGCTTCGAGACCTGCAATCTGCCATCCGTCGAGGGCCACAGCAGTGGCTGCAACTGTCGCCGCTCGCCATTTCTCTGCGCTCAACCGGCCACCGCCCAAGTATCCCGGCCATGTGCCTCTGACCAAGATAGAGCAGGCCGGCATGGCCATTGGATCCGGCATCATGTCGCTGTTCAACCCCTACCGCGCTG ATCTCATAGCCACCCTGGGCGAAGCCACGGCAACCCCCTACTTCATCTACCGCCTTCGCGACTCCATGCTCGCACACCCCACAGGCCGTCGCATCCTTCGCCTGCGGCCTCGCATCAGCTCCAAGACGCTGTCCATCCCAGCCCTGCGCGCCCTGCCCGCAAACTCCGTGGGCCGCGCCTATGTCGAGTGGCTGGACCGCGAGGGGGTGTCTCCAGACACGCGCTCTGCTGTCAAGTacattgacgacgaggagtGCGCCTACGTGATGCAGCGGTACCGCGAGTGCCATGACTTTTACCACGCCCTGACGGGGCTGCCCACGGTCAGGGAGGGCGAGGTGGCGCTCAAGGCGTTTGAATTCGCCAACACGCTGCTGCCTATGACGGGCCTCAGCATGCTGGCCGTGGCCACTCTGAAGCCGGCCGAGCGTCGACGCTTTTTCGGGGTGTACATGCCATGGGCGGTTAAGAACGGCGTAAGGAGCAAGGACATAATCAATGTCTTttgggaggaggagctggagagggaTGTGGACGACCTGAGGAGAGAGCTGGGCATCGAGCAGCCGCCGGACCTGAGAGCAATTCGCAAGcgggaaaaggaggagaagaggcgaTTGAAGGAGATGCGAGCCAAGGGTTTCTAA
- a CDS encoding uncharacterized protein (BUSCO:EOG092D4S06), whose product MDESELEQIRKARLEQLKAQGGGGGGGGGARSGNGSGQEERQRQQAEEARQQILNQILHPEAADRLGRIRLVKEQRATDVENRLITLAQTGQLRQKVTEEQLKELLTAVADNEQHEKIVVSRRKGWDDDDDDLLDL is encoded by the exons ATGGACGAATCAGAGCTAGAACAG ATCCGAAAAGCTCGtctcgagcagctcaaggcccaaggaggtggcggcggcggcggaggtggTGCTCGCTCTGGCAACGGCTCGGGCCAAGAAGAGCGGCAGAGACA ACAAGCCGAAGAAGCCCGACAGCAAATCCTCAACCAGATCCTGCACCCCGAAGCTGCGGACCGCCTCGGACGCATCCGCCTCGTCAAGGAGCAGCGCGCAACCGACGTCGAGAACCGCCTGATTACACTGGCACAGACCGGCCAGCTGCGGCAAAAGGTGACCgaggagcagctcaaggaactcttgacggcggtggcggatAACGAGCAGCACGAAAAGATTGTTGTGAGCAGGCGCAAGGGTtgggatgatgacgatgacgatttGCTGGATCTATAA
- a CDS encoding uncharacterized protein (EggNog:ENOG41): MSNLFSGIKAQIRGTSAKAGHPVKSPTASEASAHAHAQAHAAASSRYAAAADHHPSISSASSSAAPKVSLPESLPFARSLDAVVPTPLDIPRPLPLWLNTACAKHIVKGNFMTLSARPKTVEHGEWVAHQVVEHYRNLWNFVRIVHEREDDGTSICNPMTCPKMSAGKNHSYTWLNKNHEPVELPAYEYMSLMQRWMSGKIDDPALFPTDPDTVSFATHPEYTSTTIQQLGGTEDWFGARSGFPKQMASTCQLVFRQIFRVYAHLYWDHFVEPFYHINLEKQLNSCFSHFLLTATTLDMLQPSELEPMQYLIDLWAADGTFPPGIKALFLRQHRARPVHSES, encoded by the exons ATGTCCAACCTCTTCTCTGGAAT AAAAGCCCAGATTCGGGGGACCTCTGCCAAGGCAGGGCATCCCGTCAAGAGCCCGACGGCCTCGGAGGCTTCAGCTCACGCCCACGCGCAAGCACACGCTGCTGCCTCGTCCCGATATGCAGCCGCCGCGGACCACCACCCGTCAATCAGCTCCGCGTCCAGCTCAGCAGCGCCCAAGGTGTCTCTGCCCGAGTCCCTGCCCTTTGCAAGGTCACTAGACGCAGTGGTTCCGACGCCCCTCGACATCCCCCGGCCGTTGCCGCTATGGCTCAACACCGCCTGCGCCAAACACATTGTCAAGGGAAACTTCATGACGCTAAGCGCTCGGCCAAAGACGGTTGAGCATGGCGAGTGGGTAGCACACCAGG TGGTCGAGCACTATCGTAACCTCTGGAACTTTGTCAGAATTGTCCACGAAAGGGAAGACGATGGAACCAGCATCTGCAATCCCATGACATGCCCCAAGATGTCTGCTGGCAA GAACCACTCCTATACCTGGCTCAACAAAAATCACGAGCCGGTGGAGCTGCCGGCCTACGAGTACATGAGTCTCATGCAGCGGTGGATGTCTGGCAAGATTGACGACCCTGCGCTGTTCCCTACCGACCCAGACACGGTGTCGTTTGCCACCCATCCAGAGTacaccagcaccaccatccagcagctcggcggcaCCGAGGACTGGTTTGGAGCCAGAAGCGGCTTCCCCAAGCAAATGGCCAGTACCTGCCAGCTCGTCTTCCGCCAGATCTTCCGCGTCTACGCTCATCTCTACTGGGATCACTTCGTCGAGCCCTTCTACCACATCAATCtcgagaagcagctcaaCAGCTGCTTCAGTCATTTCCTCCTGACTGCAACCACGCTCGATATGCTGCAGCCCAGCGAGTTGGAGCCCATGCAGTACCTCATTGACCTTTGGGCGGCCGATGGCACGTTCCCCCCGGGAATCAAAGCCCTATTCCTACGCCAACATCGAGCGCGGCCGGTACATTCAGAGTCTTAG
- a CDS encoding uncharacterized protein (EggNog:ENOG41) codes for MSEYFQLNYQLGNDPDNYLLEFHPSGPSFNHYRRELRRIQNENKPPYAETENGLSEDDSTPEPYSPPSTSPSPPSSVATMDLEIMDMGRDLEETPVHTPVQRRARSLEPSISRLSMNTPNERYRQNPHYPHSSINTPAPPTPHAMAARRALEDRRMAMFTPGRTRRQSFREQRETPMLILRNLGRALAPTSKAIDSSSSPEKPSPNGVGNRGAGGSARGAGRRNSDDDDELPIDRPRLSLPIDEGSSDDLQPPHSSILDDPNVTVQSVELPRRATSEGPPRRSFGYLGDSDVTPWDDIYGNDDTNPDPFAYPPGIAPHAPNDPEIADLRFPPGVGRESDFSLDMPSGLSDNEQTTTFYMRSPVVDSVEAVPEDEDEDASSSSSDGDDVPLMERRQSERDRVLEQATEPDEQQDEQPSEQPSEPIDFGFPDLGGFEHVPDLGDAEMDALTRYDPETFAQDPVRPGDEWIGYPPGRPRKRRREDDESSRAAEAEAEAQAQAQAEAHARAQAQAQAQAQARARAQAQAQVRISAHNIQYPPVTNLFVRQVVQHAAQNSALGHQRLPADALETFSRASEWFFRQLGDDLRAYAGHARRSMVEERDLVALMHRQRVINAEQSLFHLASHNLPRELQQLLRSNNPGYQPAYPVAQQSGIQVQQPLVNAQSESVTGLRPFVPSPPFSYPRR; via the exons ATGTCAGAATATTTTCAGCTCAACTATCAACTCGGCAACGATCCAGACAACTATCTTCTGGAATTTCACCCTTCAGGACCCAGTTTCAACCACTACCGCCGAGAGCTCCGCAGGATTCAGAACGAGAACAAACCACCATACGCAGAGACCGAAAACGGGCTCTCAGAGGACGACTCTACTCCTGAGCCGTACTCCCCTCCCTCCACctccccttctcccccctccagCGTTGCCACCATGGACCTCGAGATCATGGACATGGGCAGAGATTTGGAAGAAACGCCGGTTCACACGCCGGTACAGCGCCGGGCCAGGAGTCTCGAACCCTCCATCAGTCGCTTGTCCATGAACACGCCCAACGAGCGTTATCGCCAGAATCCCCATTATCCCCATTCCTCCATCAACACCCCGGCTCCTCCTACTCCTCATGCCATGGCCGCTCGCAGAGCCCTTGAAGACCGCCGCATGGCCATGTTTACGCCCGGCCGAACCCGTCGCCAGAGCTTCAGAGAGCAAAGGGAGACGCCCATGCTGATCCTGCGCAACCTTGGTCGAGCTCTGGCTCCCACCAGCAAAGCCATTgattcttcctcctcccctGAAAAGCCCTCTCCTAACGGCGTTGGCAACAGAGgagccggcggcagcgcaaGGGGCGCGGGTCGACGCAatagcgacgacgacgacgagcttCCTATTGATAGGCCTCGACTGTCCTTGCCCATTGACGAAGGCTCTTCAGATGACTTGCAGCCTCCAcactcttccatcttggatGACCCAAACGTGACGGTCCAGTCCGTCGAGCTGCCTCGTCGAGCCACCAGCGAGGGTCCGCCAAGACGCAGCTTTGGTTATCTGGGAGACAGCGACGTCACTCCGTGGGACGACATCTATGGAAATGATGATACCAACCCTGATCCCTTTGCGTATCCTCCCGGCATCGCGCCTCATGCTCCCAACGACCCGGAGATTGCAGACCTCCG ATTCCCTCCGGGTGTCGGTCGTGAAAGTGACTTTAGCCTTGACATGCCATCGGGTCTGAGCGACAATGAGCAGACCACCACATTTTATATGAGGTCTCCTGTCGTTGACAGTGTTGAAGCTGTCccggaggatgaggatgaggatgcttccagttccagcagtgatggcgatgacgtcCCGCTCATGGAGAGGCGACAATCCGAAAGGGACAGAGTGCTAGAGCAGGCCACAGAGCCAGATGAGCAGCAAGACGAGCAGCCATCTGAGCAACCGTCTGAGCCGATAGACTTTGGGTTTCCTGACCTGGGCGGCTTTGAGCACGTGCCAGATCTCGGTGATGCGGAGATGGACGCTCTCACTCGGTATGATCCAGAGACTTTTGCCCAAGATCCGGTGAGGCCTGGGGACGAGTGGATCGGATATCCTCCGGGCCGACccaggaagaggagaagagaggatgatgagagtTCCCGGGCggccgaggcagaggccgaAGCTCaggctcaagctcaagcagaGGCTCATGCCCGGGCCCAGGCTCAGGCCCAGGCTCAAGCCCAAGCACGGGCAcgagcacaagcacaagcacaggTCAGAATCTCGGCGCACAATATCCAGTATCCTCCGGTGACCAACCTTTTTGTGCGACAGGTGGTTCAACATGCCGCGCAGAACTCGGCCCTGGGCCACCAGAGACTGCCCGCAGATGCTCTGGAGACCTTTTCGCGCGCCTCGGAGTGGTTCTTCCGCCAGCTCGGTGACGATCTCCGTGCCTACGCCGGACATGCCAGACGTAGCATGGTAGAGGAACGTGACCTTGTTGCTCTGATGCACAG ACAACGCGTCATCAACGCTGAACAATCTCTCTTCCACCTGGCCAGCCACAACCTTCCGCGGgagcttcagcagctgctgAGAAGCAACAACCCCGGATACCAGCCCGCTTATCCCGTCGCCCAACAGTCAGGCATTCAAGTTCAGCAACCTCTCGTCAATGCCCAGTCAGAATCTGTCACTGGCCTTCGCCCGTTTGTTCCAAGCCCCCCCTTCTCCTACCCACGCAGGTGA
- a CDS encoding uncharacterized protein (BUSCO:EOG092D3C2F~TransMembrane:2 (i86-104o291-310i)) — MNCAQLLMRNSLRASSRTAFAKSASQSQCLRTRPASSASRTIHRRHMSSTVARSNKTPAADDPNFVSIVDLQPQTVRAGKRHGPGIILLALMPITAFILGTWQVQRLGWKSRLIAKSEDRLVRDPLPLPPHIDPSVISDFDFRRVLATGTLRHDQEMLVGPRMRNGEDGYLVITPLERKDGSTILVNRGWISKKHRSQRTRPDSLVKGEVTIEGLLREPWKKNRFTPENRPDKGEFYFPDVHQMAALTGSQPVWVEATMEPEFLRMMDYEARGIPFGRPAEVTLRNNHAQYIFTWYGLSFATSIMLYMVLKKPPSNVARRVRASGHM, encoded by the exons ATGAACTGCGCACAGCTTCTTATGCGCAACAGCCTGCGGGCAAGCAGCCGCACCGCCTTTGCCAAATCTGCTTCACAGTCTCAATGCTTGAGGACGAGACCGGCGTCATCAGCATCCCGGACGATCCACCGCAGACACATGTCCTCGACCGTCGCTCGATCCAACAAGACGCCGGCAGCCGATGACCCCAACTTTGTATCGATTGTCGATTTGCAGCCGCAGACTGTGCGCGCGGGGAAGCGCCATGGCCCTGGAATCATTCTTCTCG CCCTCATGCCCATCACCGCCTTCATCCTCGGCACATGGCAAGTCCAGCGCCTGGGCTGGAAATCCCGCCTCATCGCCAAATCCGAAGACCGCCTCGTCCGCGATCCCCTCCCCCTGCCGCCACACATCGACCCCTCCGTGATTAGCGACTTCGACTTCCGCCGTGTCCTCGCCACGGGCACGCTGCGCCACGACCAGGAGATGCTCGTGGGCCCGCGCATGCGCAACGGCGAGGACGGCTACTTGGTCATCACGCCGCTGGAGCGCAAGGACGGCTCCACGATTCTCGTCAACCGCGGGTGGATCAGCAAGAAGCACCGCAGCCAGAGGACAAGGCCGGACAGCCTGGTCAAGGGAGAGGTCACGATAGAGGGACTGCTGCGCGAGCCGTGGAAAAAGAACAGATTTACTCCTGAAAATAGGCCCGACAAGGGGGAGTTCTACTTCCCCGATGTCCACCAGATGGCTGCCTTGACTGGAAGTCAGCCGGTGTGGGTGGAAGCCACTATGG AGCCCGAGTTTTTACGCATGATGGACTATGAAGCCCGTGGTATTCCCTTCGGGCGACCCGCCGAGGTCACCCTGAGAAACAACCACGCCCAATACATCTTTACATG GTATGGGCTGAGCTTTGCCACCTCAATCATGCTGTACATGGTGCTCAAGAAGCCCCCGTCCAACGTTGCACGCCGTGTCCGAGCTAGCGGGCACATGTAA